In Amycolatopsis solani, a single window of DNA contains:
- a CDS encoding RHS repeat-associated core domain-containing protein, translating into MTNPLVAQPQDSTKAYSGISLLESAADLKSAIESGDWASVAMGAVGTALDALSMAMDPFGAVLAAGVAWLMEHVGPLKQALDGLTGNADEIAAQSETWKNVAGELQAVGTDLGDMVKADLQAWTGPAADAYRQRTQDAVDLLGTAQKGCEGASSGVKTAGEVVAAVRALVRDIIAELIGHLISWALQVVFTLGIGLTWVVPQVIGAVAKTASKIADLVKRLVTALKALVPLLKRAGDLFGDAAKALKNIKPGKAGPPPKVSHIDGTPKAPKPDGGTTTPSGDHSPPPKGNGSTTPSGDHTPPPKGGDSTTPSGAHPTPDTTPPPGRGPSDSTSTSGANDGVRGGNSNPPHNSTPTRDLPDCGDPIDVASGRMFLPQTDVELRAALPLIVSRTHLSDYRCGRSFGATWASTLDQRLEVDEAGISFAAEDGALMTYPLPGATGSVLPEFGPRWPLARTADGGFTVTMPELSQTLLFAATGRAELPVTAMLRGSGARIDFGRDETGLLTTIAHSGGYLLGVESSGGLVTGLSLVGGARLPDGTPADLPLVRYRYDDARRLVEVVNSSGRPLRFGYDAEGRITSWEDRNGVSYRYHYDAAGRCVRTEGDGGYLDYTFEYDAAARVTRATNSLGAVITYHFTEWGQVSREIDPLGHEVRNEWDRHHRLLVRTDELGGATTYTYDEAGDLVAIGYPDGTADSARYDEHHRPVLTVDVDGARTTREYGELGELVAAVDPAGARTTYGYDSLGNLASIVDPTGGRTTIVSDARGLAESVTGPTGAVRTFEYDAFGRLVAETAPGGETTRYAWTVEGRPMRVTRPGGATEHWSYDGEGNLREYRDAAGARTLHEVGGFDLPSARIAPDGSRMEFTHDTELRLVSVRNEQGRRWEYRHDAAGNLVEETDFDGRVLRYGYDAAGNLTSRTNGAGETLEFTRDALGRVVEQRAGADVTRWTYDAAGRLLRAVNADADVTFTYDALGRVLSETCNGRTVRSEYDVLGRRVRRVLPSGLTGEWAYDGAGAPIGLRVGGHTMSLRRDLAGREVQREWGVADLRRHWDAAGRLAAQTVAGAGGALVHRRAYDYRDDGLLVATHDAAGTRSFELDPLGRVSAVTGATHAERYSYDSTGNVTGVQAGAVPDALAGPRTYAGGRITAAGAARYTHDRQGRLVERTAPGLDGRPQVWRFTWNAEDRLTGVTTPDGQQWRYRYDPLGRRVAKQRLAADGAVAEQIDFTWDGPALAEEHRLTASGQRRLLSWDVEPGSELPLLQCERLLGPEGFQQVLDQRFFAIVTDVVGTPTELVGLDGAVARQQPQTIWGRALDNAPEVTPLRFPGQYFDAETGLHYNYHRYYDPGTARFLSVDPLGLAGGANPQAYVANPLAWIDPSGLTPCSDAAAASGSGGSRGGGGNRGGGGNRGGNGRGGNGNTSGPSRPPRTNNRPPPPYYDNPLPTTPHATVPHTPDNPNGSLYHYTNEAGMNGIMGSGHVRPSAWTHGTPDNPLVGSHARYGSGGYFTNIAPGQLSQEGLSQALVLNPGSGASFTHHIEVSPSALESQGYTISQSDHRPDVYVVHHNDQPTNHPNPRPVEIGDAHVSHGPNPQGPHLGSSMGQEDWGDAARPRPPRQR; encoded by the coding sequence GTGACCAACCCCCTCGTCGCTCAGCCCCAGGACTCCACCAAGGCCTACTCGGGCATTTCCCTGCTGGAGAGCGCCGCCGACCTGAAGTCGGCGATCGAGAGCGGGGACTGGGCGTCGGTCGCGATGGGTGCCGTGGGTACCGCGCTGGACGCCCTGTCCATGGCGATGGACCCGTTCGGCGCGGTCCTGGCGGCCGGGGTGGCGTGGCTGATGGAGCACGTCGGGCCGTTGAAGCAGGCGCTCGACGGCCTCACCGGCAACGCCGACGAGATCGCGGCGCAGTCGGAGACCTGGAAGAACGTCGCGGGCGAGCTGCAGGCCGTCGGGACCGATCTGGGCGACATGGTGAAAGCCGACCTGCAGGCCTGGACCGGCCCGGCCGCGGACGCCTACCGGCAGCGGACGCAGGACGCCGTGGACCTGCTGGGGACCGCCCAGAAGGGCTGCGAAGGCGCCTCCAGCGGTGTGAAGACCGCCGGTGAGGTCGTTGCCGCGGTGCGGGCGCTGGTGCGGGACATCATCGCGGAGCTGATCGGGCACCTGATCAGCTGGGCGCTGCAGGTGGTGTTCACCCTTGGCATCGGGTTGACGTGGGTGGTGCCGCAGGTGATCGGGGCGGTCGCGAAGACGGCGTCGAAGATCGCCGATCTGGTGAAGCGGCTGGTCACGGCGTTGAAGGCGCTGGTGCCGCTGTTGAAGCGGGCGGGGGACCTGTTCGGCGACGCGGCGAAGGCGTTGAAGAACATCAAGCCGGGCAAGGCCGGGCCGCCGCCGAAGGTCAGCCACATCGACGGCACGCCGAAGGCGCCGAAGCCCGACGGCGGCACCACGACCCCGTCCGGTGACCACTCGCCGCCGCCGAAGGGGAACGGCTCCACGACCCCCTCCGGCGACCACACCCCGCCGCCCAAGGGTGGCGATTCGACCACTCCGTCCGGTGCCCACCCGACGCCGGACACCACGCCGCCGCCGGGCCGGGGGCCGTCGGACTCCACGTCGACGTCGGGTGCGAACGACGGCGTCCGCGGCGGCAACAGCAACCCGCCGCACAACTCCACACCCACGCGGGACCTGCCCGACTGCGGTGACCCCATCGACGTCGCGAGCGGGCGGATGTTCCTGCCGCAGACCGATGTCGAGCTGCGGGCCGCGCTTCCGCTGATCGTCTCGCGCACGCACCTCTCGGACTACCGCTGCGGGCGGTCGTTCGGCGCGACCTGGGCGTCCACTTTGGACCAGCGGCTGGAGGTGGACGAAGCGGGCATCAGCTTCGCCGCCGAGGACGGCGCGCTGATGACCTACCCGCTGCCGGGCGCCACCGGGTCGGTGCTGCCGGAGTTCGGCCCCCGCTGGCCGCTGGCCCGCACCGCGGACGGCGGCTTCACCGTCACCATGCCCGAGCTGTCGCAGACGCTGCTGTTCGCCGCGACCGGCCGCGCGGAGCTGCCGGTCACCGCCATGCTGCGCGGTTCCGGTGCCCGCATCGACTTCGGTCGTGACGAAACGGGCCTCCTGACGACGATCGCGCACTCCGGCGGCTACCTGCTCGGCGTCGAGTCCAGTGGCGGCCTGGTCACCGGGCTCAGCCTGGTCGGCGGCGCCCGGCTGCCGGACGGCACCCCGGCCGACCTCCCGCTGGTCCGCTACCGCTACGACGACGCCCGGCGCCTCGTCGAGGTGGTCAACTCCTCCGGCCGCCCGCTGCGTTTCGGCTACGACGCCGAGGGGCGGATCACGAGCTGGGAGGACCGCAACGGCGTCTCCTACCGCTACCACTACGACGCCGCCGGCCGCTGCGTACGCACCGAAGGCGACGGCGGCTACCTCGACTACACCTTCGAGTACGACGCCGCCGCGCGCGTCACCCGGGCGACCAACTCGCTCGGCGCGGTCATCACCTACCACTTCACCGAGTGGGGCCAGGTCAGCCGCGAGATCGACCCGCTCGGGCACGAGGTCCGCAACGAGTGGGACCGGCACCACCGGCTGCTGGTCCGCACGGACGAACTCGGCGGCGCCACCACCTACACCTACGACGAGGCCGGCGACCTGGTCGCGATCGGCTACCCGGACGGCACCGCCGACTCGGCGCGGTACGACGAGCACCACCGGCCGGTGCTCACCGTGGACGTCGACGGCGCGCGCACGACGCGGGAGTACGGCGAACTCGGCGAGCTGGTCGCGGCCGTCGACCCGGCGGGCGCCCGCACCACCTACGGCTACGACAGCCTGGGGAACCTCGCCTCGATCGTCGACCCGACGGGCGGGCGGACGACCATCGTCTCCGACGCACGCGGCCTGGCCGAGTCGGTCACCGGGCCCACCGGCGCGGTGCGCACGTTCGAGTACGACGCCTTCGGCCGCCTGGTCGCGGAAACCGCCCCGGGCGGGGAGACCACCCGCTACGCGTGGACCGTCGAGGGCCGCCCGATGCGCGTGACCCGCCCCGGCGGCGCCACCGAGCACTGGTCCTACGACGGCGAGGGCAACCTCCGCGAGTACCGCGACGCCGCCGGCGCGCGGACGCTGCACGAGGTCGGCGGGTTCGACCTGCCGTCCGCGCGGATCGCGCCGGACGGCAGCCGGATGGAGTTCACGCACGACACGGAGCTGAGGCTCGTCTCGGTCCGCAACGAGCAGGGCCGCCGGTGGGAGTACCGCCACGACGCGGCCGGGAACCTGGTCGAGGAAACGGACTTCGACGGGCGCGTGCTGCGCTACGGCTACGACGCGGCGGGCAACCTGACCAGCCGCACGAACGGCGCGGGCGAGACGCTCGAGTTCACCCGGGACGCGCTGGGCCGCGTGGTCGAGCAGCGCGCCGGCGCGGACGTGACCCGGTGGACCTACGACGCGGCGGGCCGGCTCCTGCGCGCGGTCAACGCCGACGCCGACGTCACCTTCACCTACGACGCGCTCGGCCGGGTGCTGTCCGAGACCTGCAACGGCCGCACCGTGCGGTCGGAGTACGACGTGCTCGGCAGGCGGGTCCGGCGCGTCCTCCCGTCCGGGCTGACCGGCGAGTGGGCCTACGACGGCGCCGGCGCGCCGATCGGGCTGCGGGTGGGCGGGCACACGATGAGCCTGCGCCGTGACCTGGCGGGCCGTGAGGTCCAGCGCGAATGGGGCGTCGCGGACCTGCGCCGGCACTGGGACGCGGCGGGCCGGCTCGCCGCGCAGACCGTCGCGGGCGCCGGCGGCGCGCTGGTGCACCGGCGTGCCTACGACTACCGCGACGACGGCCTGCTGGTCGCGACGCACGATGCCGCCGGCACCCGCTCGTTCGAGCTCGACCCCCTCGGCCGGGTCAGCGCGGTCACCGGCGCCACGCACGCCGAGCGCTACAGCTACGACAGCACGGGCAACGTGACCGGCGTCCAGGCGGGTGCCGTCCCGGACGCGCTCGCCGGGCCCCGGACCTACGCCGGTGGCCGGATCACCGCCGCCGGCGCGGCCCGCTACACCCACGACCGGCAGGGCAGGCTCGTCGAACGCACCGCGCCGGGGCTCGACGGCCGGCCGCAGGTCTGGCGCTTCACCTGGAACGCCGAGGACCGCCTCACCGGCGTCACGACGCCGGACGGGCAGCAGTGGCGCTACCGCTACGACCCGCTGGGCAGGCGGGTCGCGAAGCAGCGGCTCGCGGCCGACGGCGCGGTGGCCGAGCAGATCGACTTCACCTGGGACGGCCCGGCACTGGCCGAGGAGCACCGGCTGACCGCGTCGGGCCAGCGGCGGCTGCTGAGCTGGGACGTCGAGCCCGGCAGTGAGCTCCCGCTGCTGCAGTGCGAGCGGCTGCTCGGGCCGGAAGGCTTCCAGCAGGTGCTCGACCAGCGGTTCTTCGCGATCGTGACCGACGTCGTCGGCACCCCCACCGAGCTGGTCGGGCTCGACGGCGCGGTCGCCCGCCAGCAGCCGCAGACGATCTGGGGCCGGGCGCTGGACAACGCGCCCGAGGTGACGCCGCTGCGGTTCCCCGGCCAGTACTTCGACGCCGAAACGGGCCTGCACTACAACTACCACCGCTACTACGACCCGGGCACCGCGCGCTTCCTCAGCGTCGACCCGCTGGGCCTGGCGGGCGGGGCGAACCCGCAGGCGTACGTCGCCAACCCGCTGGCGTGGATCGACCCGTCCGGCCTGACGCCGTGCTCCGACGCCGCCGCGGCGTCCGGCAGCGGGGGCAGCCGCGGTGGCGGCGGCAACCGGGGCGGCGGTGGCAACCGGGGTGGCAACGGCCGTGGCGGCAACGGGAACACGAGCGGGCCGAGCCGGCCGCCGCGCACCAACAACCGCCCGCCGCCGCCGTACTACGACAACCCGCTGCCGACGACGCCGCACGCGACGGTGCCGCACACGCCGGACAACCCGAACGGCAGCCTTTACCACTACACCAACGAAGCCGGCATGAACGGCATCATGGGCAGCGGCCACGTCCGTCCCTCGGCGTGGACCCACGGCACCCCCGACAACCCGCTGGTCGGCTCCCACGCCCGGTACGGCTCGGGCGGCTACTTCACCAACATCGCGCCGGGACAGCTGTCGCAGGAAGGGCTTTCCCAGGCCCTGGTGCTCAACCCGGGCTCCGGCGCCAGCTTCACGCACCACATCGAGGTCAGCCCGTCCGCGCTGGAGAGCCAGGGCTACACGATCTCGCAGTCCGACCACCGGCCGGACGTCTACGTGGTGCACCACAACGACCAGCCGACCAACCACCCGAACCCGAGGCCGGTCGAGATCGGCGACGCCCACGTCAGCCACGGCCCGAACCCCCAGGGCCCCCACCTGGGCAGCAGCATGGGCCAGGAAGACTGGGGCGACGCGGCCCGCCCCCGGCCCCCGCGGCAGCGCTGA
- a CDS encoding D-isomer specific 2-hydroxyacid dehydrogenase family protein produces the protein MTDSQRAPARTRVPVGIGVTVYGCEPDEAALFRELAVHCGVTPTITEAALSERTAGLAAGNRCVSIGHKSEVTGPALRALSRAGVEYVSTRSVGYNHIDVEYAKSVGITVENVAYSPDSVADYTLMLVLMAIRGAKSVLRKADVHDYRLNDVRGKELRDLTVGVVGTGRIGVAVMDRLRGFGCRIVAHDSVPRNSADYVPLDELLQVSDIVTLHVPLSADTHHLLDRRRIARLKRGAFVVNTGRGPLLDTGALVRGLESGRLGGAALDVVEGEEGVFYADCRGKPIESEALVRLQELPNVVLSPHTAYYTDHALSDTVENSLVNCLSFESGNHHG, from the coding sequence ATGACCGACAGTCAGCGAGCACCGGCCCGTACGCGGGTGCCGGTGGGGATCGGGGTCACCGTCTACGGGTGCGAACCCGATGAAGCCGCTCTCTTCCGGGAGCTGGCCGTCCACTGTGGTGTCACGCCCACCATCACCGAAGCCGCTCTCTCCGAGCGCACGGCCGGGCTGGCCGCCGGGAACCGGTGCGTCAGCATCGGGCACAAGAGCGAAGTCACCGGTCCGGCCTTGCGCGCGCTCAGCCGGGCCGGGGTGGAATACGTGTCCACCCGGAGCGTCGGCTACAACCACATCGACGTCGAATACGCGAAGTCCGTCGGCATCACCGTGGAAAACGTCGCCTACTCGCCCGACAGCGTGGCCGACTACACGTTGATGCTCGTGCTGATGGCGATCCGCGGTGCGAAATCCGTCCTCCGGAAGGCGGACGTCCACGACTACCGGCTCAACGACGTCCGCGGGAAGGAACTGCGCGACCTGACCGTCGGGGTCGTCGGCACCGGACGGATCGGCGTCGCCGTCATGGATCGGTTGCGGGGGTTCGGGTGCCGGATCGTGGCGCACGACAGCGTGCCGCGAAACTCCGCCGATTACGTTCCGCTCGACGAGCTCCTCCAGGTGAGCGACATCGTCACGCTCCACGTCCCGCTGAGCGCGGACACGCACCACCTCCTCGACCGGCGGCGGATCGCGCGGCTGAAGCGGGGTGCGTTCGTCGTCAACACCGGACGCGGTCCGCTCCTCGACACCGGCGCCCTCGTGCGCGGGCTGGAAAGCGGGCGGCTGGGCGGGGCCGCGCTGGACGTCGTCGAGGGCGAGGAAGGCGTCTTCTACGCCGACTGCCGGGGAAAGCCCATCGAGAGCGAAGCGCTGGTGCGGCTGCAGGAACTGCCGAACGTCGTGCTCAGCCCGCACACCGCCTACTACACCGACCACGCCTTGAGCGACACCGTCGAAAACAGTCTCGTCAACTGCCTGAGCTTCGAAAGCGGGAACCACCATGGCTAA
- a CDS encoding DUF6881 domain-containing protein — MDYLHVHWQHDAPDAPADIYSELDDDRWEVRKVEVFPDGTHHYADDWKSTGKTGLSEVPLPPFEDLAAQRALTPTEIDEAEFERRWQAATEG, encoded by the coding sequence ATGGACTACCTGCACGTGCACTGGCAGCACGACGCACCCGATGCCCCGGCGGACATCTACAGCGAACTCGACGACGACCGCTGGGAGGTCCGCAAGGTCGAGGTCTTCCCGGACGGCACGCACCACTACGCGGACGACTGGAAGTCCACCGGCAAGACCGGGCTCAGCGAGGTACCGCTCCCGCCGTTCGAGGACCTGGCCGCCCAGCGAGCGCTGACCCCGACGGAGATCGACGAGGCGGAGTTCGAGCGGCGGTGGCAGGCCGCGACGGAGGGCTGA
- a CDS encoding pentapeptide repeat-containing protein — MTRWEIKPGRWLASGRRMLRGGRAPGLSWWFVVCAAAVVVVVAWVATSWLLGEAASAKDPGAARVEAIKTGLGIGAGTTGVFALLLAVRRQWHSEHDAIEKNLTELYTKAADQLGSTDASVRLAGLYALERLAQNNGRQRQSIVNVVCAHLRMSDESRDGEVRLAAQRILADHLSPDGRVFWDDIDLDLTNAHLVDFNLGNCRLRNGRFAGATFTGDAAFGGATFTGDARFGGATFTGNARFGMTTFVGTARFGAAKFTGEARFGAAKFSRATSFASTTFAARAQFGDAAFADNAQFGGAVFGGDAQFKNTTFEGNAGFAGVAFTARAGFRAAGFRGEARFRDSTFGGAATFTGATFAGDARFRHTTFADGGAFEHASFAHRAGFGSAAFAGGATFERAAFTAHAGFSRATFDGEARFGDAAFGRSAGFSSATFAGGACFDRTTFTGRAEFGNATFAGDAHFAGTAFDEGVLFDGATFDGRADFEGATLTGAFAFNPWRGRKTS; from the coding sequence ATGACGAGGTGGGAGATCAAGCCAGGCCGGTGGCTCGCGTCCGGCCGCAGGATGCTGCGTGGCGGGCGGGCACCGGGGCTGAGCTGGTGGTTCGTCGTCTGCGCCGCGGCTGTGGTGGTGGTCGTGGCTTGGGTCGCCACCAGCTGGCTCCTCGGCGAGGCAGCTTCGGCGAAGGACCCCGGCGCCGCGCGGGTCGAGGCGATCAAGACCGGGCTGGGCATCGGCGCGGGCACCACGGGGGTCTTCGCGCTGCTGCTGGCGGTGCGCCGGCAATGGCACAGCGAGCACGACGCGATCGAGAAGAACCTCACGGAGCTCTACACCAAGGCCGCCGACCAGCTCGGCTCCACCGACGCTTCGGTACGTCTGGCCGGCCTCTACGCCTTGGAACGGCTCGCGCAGAACAACGGCCGCCAGCGGCAGAGCATCGTGAACGTGGTGTGCGCGCACCTGCGCATGTCGGACGAATCCCGCGACGGCGAAGTCCGGCTCGCGGCCCAGCGCATCCTCGCCGACCACCTGTCACCCGACGGCCGGGTGTTCTGGGACGACATCGACCTCGACCTCACGAACGCCCACCTGGTCGACTTCAACCTGGGCAACTGCCGGCTGCGCAATGGCCGCTTCGCCGGTGCGACGTTCACCGGCGACGCCGCGTTCGGCGGCGCCACCTTCACCGGAGACGCCCGATTCGGCGGCGCGACGTTCACCGGAAATGCCCGGTTCGGCATGACGACCTTCGTCGGCACGGCCCGGTTCGGTGCGGCGAAGTTCACGGGAGAAGCCCGGTTCGGCGCCGCGAAGTTCTCGCGCGCGACCTCATTCGCTTCGACGACCTTCGCGGCGCGCGCTCAGTTCGGTGATGCGGCTTTCGCGGACAACGCGCAGTTCGGCGGGGCCGTCTTCGGGGGCGATGCTCAGTTCAAGAACACGACGTTCGAGGGCAACGCCGGTTTCGCCGGCGTCGCTTTCACCGCGCGCGCGGGATTTCGCGCGGCCGGATTTCGTGGTGAGGCGAGGTTCCGGGACAGCACCTTCGGCGGAGCTGCCACGTTCACCGGAGCGACCTTCGCCGGCGACGCTCGCTTCAGGCACACGACGTTCGCCGACGGAGGTGCCTTCGAACACGCCAGTTTCGCGCATCGCGCCGGCTTCGGCAGTGCTGCGTTCGCCGGTGGCGCGACCTTCGAGCGCGCTGCTTTCACGGCCCACGCGGGCTTCAGCCGAGCGACGTTCGACGGCGAAGCCCGATTCGGCGACGCGGCCTTCGGCCGGAGCGCCGGTTTCAGCAGCGCGACGTTCGCCGGTGGCGCGTGCTTCGATCGGACGACCTTCACCGGCCGAGCGGAGTTCGGAAACGCGACGTTCGCGGGTGATGCGCACTTCGCCGGCACGGCCTTCGACGAGGGTGTCCTCTTCGACGGCGCCACGTTCGACGGCAGGGCTGATTTCGAGGGCGCGACGCTGACCGGCGCCTTCGCGTTCAACCCGTGGCGCGGCCGGAAGACGTCCTGA
- a CDS encoding serine/threonine-protein kinase translates to MSEGRVVANRYRLEEELGRGGMGVVWRAVDLELGRQVTLKRALGEDAGQIRREARIGAGLLHANVVTVFDTVVDGDARWLVTEYLAARSLEELVDDDGPLPEERVRRIGVQLAGALADMHARGIVHRDVKPGNVLVTADDVAKLTDLGIARWTEVTRTGGAQLTGTLGYVAPEVADGAEAGPASDVFSLGATLYAAIEGRSPWGSGEDGPFAQMRRAAAGRPAPAERAGPFAPVLAALMARHPADRPGAAEAVTLLTVDAPVPRRPRRHLRRRLLAGAAVAAVAALVAGFVLGRPLWTNTGGAPAGTNAGGAPAGANTLGADPGGTDPCAAIALNSLTGFGEPFVDPEVLNFGTCVVTTTLFNDAGKVQTRLDLTGPLRYPPRPPVPGKMGEIEYPEPREGACARAISLADANRIVITSRALERAQDAPVCTFSEAVLSGVLAKLANGPLPRRAELPVGSLVRVDACGLLDDATTTGVLGRSTPPDRGFGGWGCTWEHDPRTISVEFSREWPVEADEDVPGDRIQVGNRNAVVAPVQGGHPECAVTVVHRRYTPALPVLRGTPPDREEVAVVSVEDTSAATGDALCGTARSLAEALVRRLP, encoded by the coding sequence GTGAGCGAGGGGCGAGTCGTGGCCAACCGGTACCGGTTGGAGGAGGAGCTCGGCCGGGGTGGGATGGGCGTCGTCTGGCGGGCGGTCGACCTCGAGCTCGGCAGGCAGGTGACGCTCAAGCGGGCGCTCGGCGAGGACGCCGGGCAGATCCGGCGTGAGGCGCGGATCGGTGCCGGGCTGCTGCACGCGAACGTCGTCACCGTGTTCGACACGGTCGTCGACGGGGACGCCCGGTGGCTGGTCACGGAGTACCTGGCCGCGCGGAGCCTCGAGGAGCTCGTCGACGACGACGGGCCGCTGCCCGAGGAGCGGGTCCGGCGGATCGGCGTGCAGCTCGCCGGGGCGCTCGCGGACATGCACGCCCGCGGCATCGTCCACCGCGACGTCAAGCCGGGCAACGTCCTGGTGACCGCGGACGACGTCGCCAAGCTCACCGACCTGGGCATCGCCCGCTGGACCGAAGTCACCCGCACCGGTGGCGCGCAGCTCACCGGCACGCTCGGGTACGTCGCGCCGGAGGTGGCCGACGGCGCCGAAGCCGGGCCCGCCTCGGACGTCTTCTCGCTGGGGGCCACTCTCTACGCCGCGATCGAGGGCCGGTCGCCGTGGGGGTCGGGCGAGGACGGCCCGTTCGCGCAGATGCGCCGCGCCGCCGCCGGACGGCCCGCACCCGCCGAGCGCGCCGGGCCGTTCGCGCCGGTGCTCGCCGCGCTGATGGCCCGGCACCCGGCCGACCGGCCCGGCGCCGCCGAAGCGGTCACGCTGCTCACGGTGGACGCGCCCGTGCCCCGGCGGCCGCGACGCCACCTGCGTCGCCGGCTGCTCGCCGGGGCCGCGGTGGCGGCGGTGGCCGCACTGGTGGCCGGGTTCGTCCTCGGCCGCCCGCTGTGGACGAACACCGGCGGCGCACCGGCCGGGACGAACGCCGGCGGCGCGCCGGCCGGGGCGAACACCCTCGGCGCCGACCCGGGCGGAACCGACCCGTGCGCGGCGATCGCGCTCAACTCGCTCACCGGGTTCGGGGAGCCGTTCGTGGACCCCGAGGTGTTGAACTTCGGCACCTGCGTGGTCACGACGACGTTGTTCAACGACGCCGGGAAGGTGCAGACCCGGCTCGACCTGACCGGCCCGCTGCGGTACCCGCCCCGGCCGCCGGTGCCCGGCAAGATGGGCGAAATCGAGTATCCCGAGCCCCGCGAGGGTGCTTGTGCGCGCGCCATTTCGCTGGCCGACGCCAACCGGATCGTCATCACTTCGCGCGCGCTGGAACGCGCGCAGGACGCGCCGGTGTGCACCTTTTCGGAGGCGGTGCTGTCCGGGGTGCTGGCCAAGCTCGCCAACGGGCCCCTGCCGCGGCGTGCCGAACTGCCGGTGGGGTCGCTGGTGCGCGTCGACGCCTGCGGCCTGCTCGACGACGCCACGACGACCGGTGTGCTGGGCCGGAGCACGCCGCCGGACCGCGGGTTCGGTGGCTGGGGTTGCACCTGGGAACACGATCCGCGCACGATCAGCGTGGAGTTCAGCCGGGAATGGCCGGTCGAAGCGGACGAGGACGTGCCGGGCGACCGGATCCAAGTGGGGAACCGCAACGCCGTCGTGGCGCCGGTCCAGGGCGGGCACCCGGAGTGCGCGGTCACGGTCGTGCACCGCCGCTACACCCCGGCGTTGCCGGTGCTGCGCGGCACTCCTCCGGATCGGGAGGAGGTCGCGGTGGTCTCGGTCGAGGACACCTCGGCGGCTACTGGGGACGCGTTGTGCGGTACGGCGCGATCGCTGGCGGAGGCCCTCGTCCGGCGGCTGCCCTGA